From the Nitrobacter hamburgensis X14 genome, one window contains:
- a CDS encoding YbfB/YjiJ family MFS transporter, with protein MSAPERPTAPANLTWLILILSLAPSVGLGLGRFAYSLVLPDMRDSLGWSYSSAGFMNTINAAGYLAGALIAASVARRFGPAASTRWSTAAAAVSLALCALTGNFIVLSFARLVVGIAAAIGFVAGGTLAATIAQSQPARSNVLLSLFYAGPGIGILLSGLVAPFVLQYFGPGSWWIVWWAMTVLAIAMTVPMFVARLDIAASGPQTARGRFAIRPVIILLAAYFLFGAGYIAYMTFMIAYVRDGGGGALAQSAFWSLIGLSALATPWVWRRTLGLDRGGLSMTIVLGVNAIGAAMPLLGHTPLLLGLSALVFGVAFFAVVTSTTAFVRFNYPPAAWPTAIAAMTISFGIGQTLGPVVVGAITDAMGSLSYALNVSAAMLAAGAILSAFQRPLQRGAPS; from the coding sequence GTGAGTGCACCAGAGCGACCAACCGCGCCCGCGAACCTCACGTGGCTGATCCTGATCCTGTCGCTTGCGCCCAGCGTCGGCCTTGGCCTCGGCCGCTTCGCCTACTCTCTGGTGCTGCCGGACATGCGCGACAGCCTCGGCTGGTCCTATTCGTCGGCCGGCTTCATGAATACCATCAACGCCGCCGGTTATCTCGCCGGCGCGTTGATCGCGGCCTCGGTCGCGAGACGCTTCGGGCCGGCCGCAAGCACGCGCTGGTCGACGGCAGCCGCAGCGGTCTCGCTGGCGCTCTGTGCGCTGACGGGCAACTTCATCGTTCTCAGCTTCGCCCGATTGGTCGTCGGAATTGCCGCGGCGATCGGATTCGTCGCCGGCGGAACGCTGGCGGCAACGATCGCGCAATCGCAGCCTGCGCGATCGAACGTCCTGCTCAGCCTGTTCTACGCCGGTCCCGGCATCGGCATTCTCTTGTCCGGACTCGTCGCGCCGTTCGTGCTGCAATATTTCGGCCCGGGATCGTGGTGGATCGTGTGGTGGGCGATGACCGTGCTCGCCATCGCGATGACGGTGCCGATGTTCGTCGCGCGCCTCGATATCGCCGCGAGCGGCCCGCAGACGGCGCGGGGGCGCTTCGCGATTCGCCCTGTCATCATCTTACTCGCCGCCTACTTCCTGTTCGGTGCGGGCTATATCGCCTACATGACGTTCATGATCGCCTATGTCCGTGACGGCGGCGGCGGCGCGCTGGCGCAAAGCGCGTTCTGGAGCCTGATCGGACTGAGCGCGCTGGCGACGCCCTGGGTCTGGCGGCGCACGCTCGGCCTCGACCGCGGCGGCCTCAGCATGACCATCGTCCTCGGCGTCAATGCCATTGGAGCCGCGATGCCGCTGCTCGGCCATACGCCGCTTTTACTGGGATTATCGGCGCTGGTGTTCGGCGTCGCGTTTTTCGCGGTGGTGACCTCGACCACGGCGTTCGTGCGCTTCAACTATCCGCCCGCGGCATGGCCGACCGCGATCGCGGCGATGACAATTTCGTTCGGCATCGGTCAGACGCTGGGGCCGGTCGTGGTCGGCGCGATCACCGACGCCATGGGCAGCCTGTCCTATGCGCTCAACGTCTCGGCGGCGATGCTGGCGGCCGGTGCGATCCTCTCCGCCTTCCAGCGCCCGCTGCAGCGAGGCGCGCCGTCCTGA
- a CDS encoding carbonic anhydrase encodes MKTFPQQLIDGYHTFTEQRLPAEQSRYRALSERGQSPETMVIGCCDSRVSPEVIFDAGPGQLFVVRNIANLVPVYQPDANAHGVSAALEFGVQVLKVKHIVILGHAQCGGVSAIINKTAPLSPGDFIGKWVAMFIKPGEVVEQRDHETKKQFATRIEKAAVFRSIENLMTFPFVRKSVESGHLRLHGAYFGVAEGSLYVLDRETKEFRSVRDNSLV; translated from the coding sequence GTGAAAACTTTCCCGCAACAACTGATCGACGGCTATCACACCTTCACGGAACAGCGTCTGCCCGCGGAGCAATCGCGCTATCGCGCGCTGTCCGAGCGCGGCCAGTCGCCCGAGACGATGGTGATCGGCTGCTGCGATTCGCGCGTCTCCCCGGAGGTGATTTTCGATGCCGGGCCCGGCCAACTGTTCGTGGTGCGCAACATCGCCAACCTGGTGCCGGTCTATCAGCCCGACGCCAATGCCCACGGCGTCTCGGCTGCGCTGGAATTCGGGGTGCAGGTGCTCAAGGTGAAGCACATTGTGATCCTCGGCCACGCGCAATGCGGCGGCGTCAGCGCCATCATCAACAAGACCGCGCCGCTGTCGCCCGGCGACTTCATCGGCAAATGGGTGGCGATGTTCATCAAACCCGGCGAGGTCGTCGAGCAGCGCGATCACGAGACGAAGAAGCAATTCGCCACTCGCATCGAGAAGGCGGCGGTGTTCCGCAGCATCGAGAACCTGATGACCTTTCCCTTCGTGCGGAAATCCGTCGAGAGCGGACATCTTCGCCTGCACGGCGCCTATTTCGGCGTCGCCGAAGGCTCGCTCTACGTGCTCGATCGCGAGACCAAGGAATTCCGCAGCGTCAGGGACAATAGCCTCGTCTGA
- a CDS encoding cytochrome b/b6 domain-containing protein, giving the protein MTSISAGDGRFASRPARAIQPAWVRVVHWINAVAMIVMIMSGWQIYNASPLFDFTFSRSITLGGWLAGGLLWHFAAMWLLMVNGLVYLVLGLATGRFRRKLLPITPMGVAADTRAALTGKLSHHDLSRYNQVQKLLYALVIVAGIVVVLSGLSIWKPVQFQWLTAVFGGYDVARYVHFACMALIVAFLVVHVALALLVPRSLRAMIIGR; this is encoded by the coding sequence ATGACGAGCATTTCAGCCGGCGATGGGCGCTTTGCCTCTCGACCCGCGAGGGCGATCCAGCCGGCGTGGGTCCGCGTCGTCCACTGGATCAATGCCGTGGCGATGATCGTCATGATCATGTCGGGCTGGCAGATCTATAATGCCTCGCCGCTGTTCGACTTCACCTTCTCGCGTTCGATCACGCTCGGCGGCTGGCTCGCCGGCGGGCTGCTGTGGCATTTCGCGGCGATGTGGCTGCTGATGGTCAACGGCCTCGTCTATCTTGTGCTTGGCCTCGCCACCGGACGCTTCCGCCGAAAGCTGTTGCCGATCACCCCAATGGGCGTTGCGGCCGATACAAGGGCGGCGCTGACCGGCAAGCTCTCACATCACGATCTGTCGCGATATAACCAGGTGCAGAAGCTTTTGTATGCGCTCGTCATCGTCGCGGGGATCGTGGTGGTGCTGTCGGGTCTCTCGATCTGGAAGCCGGTCCAGTTTCAGTGGCTGACAGCGGTGTTCGGCGGTTACGACGTCGCGCGCTATGTCCATTTCGCCTGCATGGCGCTGATCGTCGCATTCCTCGTCGTGCATGTCGCGCTCGCGCTGCTGGTGCCGAGAAGCCTGCGCGCGATGATTATCGGTCGGTAG
- a CDS encoding superoxide dismutase family protein translates to MIARILLTATTLLVLTVTTASASSARATLKNAEGVDVGGVELIQADDGVLLKVALKGLPPGDHAFHIHAVGKCEPPFTSAGGHFNPGDKKHGMMAADGHHAGDMPNLIVPASGELKLEVVNTAITLDKDKPNSVLKPGGTAVVVHAAADDYKTDPTGDAGGRIACGVIE, encoded by the coding sequence ATGATAGCCCGTATCCTTTTGACGGCGACGACGCTCCTTGTCCTGACCGTGACCACGGCTTCGGCCAGTTCCGCCAGGGCCACGCTGAAAAACGCCGAAGGCGTCGATGTGGGCGGGGTTGAATTGATACAGGCCGATGATGGCGTTCTGCTCAAGGTCGCCCTGAAAGGCCTGCCGCCCGGCGATCACGCATTCCACATTCACGCGGTCGGCAAATGCGAGCCGCCGTTCACTTCTGCAGGGGGCCATTTCAACCCCGGCGACAAGAAGCACGGCATGATGGCGGCCGATGGCCACCATGCCGGCGACATGCCGAACCTTATCGTACCCGCCTCGGGCGAATTGAAGCTTGAAGTGGTCAATACCGCCATCACGCTCGACAAGGACAAGCCGAATTCGGTCCTGAAGCCCGGCGGCACAGCCGTCGTCGTCCACGCGGCGGCGGACGACTACAAGACCGATCCGACCGGCGATGCCGGCGGCCGCATCGCCTGCGGCGTCATCGAGTAG
- a CDS encoding metallopeptidase family protein codes for MWTSAKAPSLTDMETMAHEAFVRLPEHFRRLCEGLIIRVEDFPTDEVLDEMKADSEYDLLGLFQGTGLPFQSHDDVARLPNLIWLYRRPIIDYWAEHDETLGRIISHVLIHEIGHHLGLSDADMEAIEAQTAG; via the coding sequence ATGTGGACGTCCGCCAAAGCCCCCTCGCTGACTGACATGGAAACCATGGCGCACGAGGCGTTTGTGCGCCTGCCCGAGCATTTCCGGCGCCTGTGCGAGGGCCTCATCATCCGCGTCGAGGATTTCCCGACCGACGAGGTGCTGGACGAGATGAAGGCCGACAGCGAATACGATCTGCTGGGGCTGTTCCAGGGCACGGGCCTGCCGTTCCAGAGCCACGATGACGTTGCAAGGCTGCCCAATCTGATCTGGCTCTACCGCCGTCCCATCATCGACTACTGGGCCGAGCATGACGAAACGCTCGGCCGCATCATCAGCCATGTGCTGATCCACGAAATCGGCCACCACCTGGGGCTGTCCGATGCCGACATGGAAGCGATCGAGGCGCAGACGGCAGGCTAA
- a CDS encoding molybdopterin-dependent oxidoreductase has product MRRLRSLLIPGVDKKLLVRDAVKLLPDPARRRFIAGGASLGALTLLTGCDVSDSVSAEKLLVRISKFNDKVQAAIFNPNTLAPTYTEADITRPFPFNGYYAEAEAPDLDGEDYEFEVRGLVDNKKSWTLDELYRLPEVTQITRHVCVEGWSAIGSWSGTPLRDFLKLIGADTRAKYCWFQCADVDGYNSPLDMATALHPQTQMTFKFDGKILPRKYGYPMKIRVPTKLGFKNPKYVISMEVTNDYKGGYWEDQGYNSFSGL; this is encoded by the coding sequence ATGCGCCGTCTCCGTTCACTTCTGATCCCGGGCGTCGACAAGAAGCTGCTGGTCAGGGACGCTGTGAAATTGCTGCCCGATCCGGCGCGCCGCCGTTTCATCGCCGGCGGCGCCAGCCTCGGCGCATTGACGTTGCTGACGGGATGCGACGTGTCCGACAGTGTCTCGGCGGAAAAGCTTCTGGTGCGGATTTCGAAGTTCAACGACAAGGTGCAGGCCGCGATCTTCAATCCGAACACGCTGGCGCCGACCTATACGGAGGCCGACATCACGCGGCCGTTTCCATTCAACGGCTACTATGCCGAGGCGGAGGCGCCCGATCTCGACGGCGAGGACTACGAATTCGAGGTGCGGGGTCTCGTCGACAACAAGAAATCATGGACGCTGGACGAACTTTACAGGCTGCCCGAGGTCACCCAGATCACGCGGCATGTCTGCGTCGAGGGCTGGAGCGCGATCGGAAGCTGGAGCGGGACGCCGCTGCGCGATTTCCTCAAATTGATCGGCGCCGACACAAGGGCGAAGTATTGTTGGTTCCAGTGCGCCGATGTCGACGGCTACAACAGCCCGCTCGACATGGCGACCGCCCTGCATCCGCAGACCCAGATGACATTCAAGTTCGACGGAAAAATCCTGCCGCGCAAATACGGTTATCCGATGAAGATCAGGGTCCCGACCAAGCTCGGTTTCAAGAATCCGAAATACGTGATCTCGATGGAAGTCACCAACGACTACAAGGGCGGCTACTGGGAAGACCAGGGTTACAATTCCTTCAGCGGCCTCTGA
- a CDS encoding aspartate-semialdehyde dehydrogenase, protein MGYKVALVGATGNVGREMLNILDERKFPADEVVALASRRSVGTEVSYGDKTLKVKALENYDFSDTDICLMSAGGAVSKEWSPKIGAAGAVVIDNSSTWRMDPDVPLVVPEVNADAVAGFTKKHIIANPNCSTAQLVVALKPLHDKAVIKRVVVATYQSVSGAGKDAMDELFAQTKAVYTASELVTKKFPKRIAFNVIPEIDVFMEDGYTKEEWKMMMETKKILDPKIKLTATCVRVPVFIGHSEAVTIEFEKPITADEARGILRNAPGCLVIDKHEPGGYVTPYESAGEDATYISRIREDATVENGLQLWCVSDNLRKGAALNAIQIAECLINRKLISAKQKAA, encoded by the coding sequence ATGGGTTACAAAGTCGCGCTGGTCGGAGCGACCGGCAATGTCGGGCGTGAAATGCTCAACATTCTGGACGAGCGGAAATTCCCGGCGGACGAGGTGGTGGCGCTGGCCTCGCGGCGCAGCGTCGGCACCGAAGTCTCCTACGGCGACAAAACCCTCAAAGTCAAAGCGCTGGAAAATTACGATTTTAGCGATACCGACATTTGCCTGATGTCGGCCGGTGGCGCCGTGTCGAAGGAATGGTCGCCGAAGATCGGCGCGGCCGGCGCGGTCGTGATCGACAACTCGTCGACCTGGCGAATGGACCCGGACGTGCCGCTGGTCGTGCCCGAGGTCAACGCGGACGCGGTCGCTGGCTTCACCAAAAAGCACATCATCGCCAATCCGAACTGCTCGACCGCGCAGCTTGTGGTGGCGCTGAAGCCGCTGCACGATAAGGCCGTCATCAAGCGCGTCGTGGTCGCGACCTATCAGTCGGTGTCGGGCGCAGGCAAGGACGCCATGGACGAGCTGTTCGCCCAGACCAAGGCGGTCTACACCGCGAGCGAGCTCGTCACCAAAAAATTCCCGAAGCGTATCGCCTTCAACGTCATCCCCGAGATCGACGTGTTCATGGAGGACGGCTACACCAAGGAAGAATGGAAGATGATGATGGAGACCAAGAAGATTCTTGATCCCAAAATCAAGCTGACCGCGACCTGCGTACGCGTGCCGGTGTTCATCGGCCATTCGGAGGCCGTTACCATCGAGTTCGAGAAGCCGATCACGGCCGACGAGGCGCGCGGCATCCTGCGCAACGCGCCGGGCTGTCTGGTGATCGACAAGCACGAGCCGGGCGGCTACGTCACGCCGTACGAATCGGCGGGCGAGGACGCCACCTATATCAGCCGCATCCGCGAGGATGCGACCGTGGAGAACGGCCTGCAGCTCTGGTGCGTGTCGGACAATCTGCGCAAGGGCGCGGCGCTCAACGCGATCCAGATCGCCGAGTGCCTGATCAACCGCAAGCTGATCAGCGCCAAGCAGAAAGCCGCCTGA
- a CDS encoding malonate--CoA ligase, producing the protein MNANLFSRLFDDLDDAGRIAIETLDGRRITYGDLIAFSGRLANTLVTRGVKPGDRVAVQVEKSVPNLALYLATVRAGAVYLPLNTAYTLNELDYFITDAEPALVVCDPSKADGIKAIAAKVGAKVETLGAGGKGSLTEAAMTAKPAFATVARADDDLAAILYTSGTTGRSKGAMLTHDNLASNSCSLVDCWRFTDTDMLIHALPIYHTHGLFVAINVTLFARASMIFLPKFDPDLVIRLMARATVLMGVPTFYTRLLQNPALTKESTRYMRLFISGSAPLLADTHREWSARTGHAVLERYGMTETGMNTSNPYDGDRVPGAVGRALRGVSVRVTDPETGKELPRETIGMIEVKGPNVFKGYWRMPEKTRAEFRSDGFFITGDIGKIDGEDHVHILGRGKDLVISGGFNVYPKEIEGEIDALPGVVETAVIGVPHADFGEGVTAVVVCNKDADISEAKVLGALDGRLAKFKMPKRVIFVDALPRNAMGKVQKNILRDTYAGLYRRS; encoded by the coding sequence ATGAACGCCAACCTGTTTTCACGCCTGTTCGACGATCTCGACGACGCAGGCCGCATCGCGATCGAAACGCTGGACGGCCGGCGCATCACCTATGGCGACCTGATCGCGTTCTCAGGCCGGCTGGCCAACACCCTAGTGACGCGTGGCGTCAAACCCGGCGACCGCGTTGCGGTACAGGTCGAAAAGTCGGTGCCGAATCTCGCGCTCTATCTCGCGACGGTGCGCGCCGGTGCGGTCTACCTGCCGCTCAATACAGCCTATACCCTCAACGAACTCGACTATTTCATCACCGACGCCGAGCCGGCGCTCGTGGTCTGCGACCCGTCCAAGGCGGATGGCATCAAGGCGATCGCGGCGAAGGTCGGCGCGAAGGTCGAGACGCTCGGCGCCGGCGGCAAGGGATCGCTGACGGAGGCGGCGATGACGGCAAAGCCGGCGTTCGCAACCGTCGCGCGCGCCGACGACGACCTTGCGGCTATACTCTACACCTCGGGCACGACCGGGCGCTCGAAAGGCGCCATGCTGACCCATGACAATCTGGCATCGAACTCCTGCAGCCTCGTCGATTGCTGGCGCTTCACCGACACGGACATGCTGATCCACGCGCTGCCGATCTATCACACCCATGGACTGTTCGTGGCGATCAACGTCACGCTGTTCGCGCGCGCCTCGATGATTTTCTTGCCGAAGTTCGATCCCGACCTCGTCATCAGGCTGATGGCGCGCGCCACCGTGCTGATGGGCGTGCCGACCTTCTACACCCGTCTGCTGCAAAATCCGGCGCTGACGAAGGAATCGACCCGCTATATGCGGCTGTTCATTTCCGGCTCGGCGCCGCTGCTCGCCGACACCCACCGCGAGTGGTCGGCCCGCACCGGCCATGCCGTGCTCGAACGCTACGGCATGACCGAGACCGGCATGAACACCTCGAACCCCTATGACGGCGATCGCGTGCCCGGTGCCGTCGGCCGCGCGCTGCGAGGGGTCTCCGTTCGCGTCACCGATCCGGAAACCGGCAAGGAACTGCCGCGCGAGACCATCGGCATGATCGAGGTCAAGGGTCCGAACGTGTTCAAGGGCTACTGGCGGATGCCGGAGAAGACCAGGGCTGAATTCCGCTCCGACGGCTTCTTCATCACCGGCGACATCGGCAAGATCGACGGCGAGGATCACGTGCACATTCTCGGCCGCGGCAAGGACCTCGTGATCTCAGGCGGCTTCAATGTCTACCCGAAAGAAATCGAAGGCGAGATCGACGCCCTGCCGGGCGTGGTCGAGACCGCCGTCATCGGCGTGCCGCACGCAGACTTCGGCGAAGGCGTCACCGCGGTCGTAGTCTGCAACAAGGACGCCGATATCAGCGAGGCCAAGGTGCTCGGCGCGCTCGACGGCCGGCTGGCGAAGTTCAAGATGCCGAAGCGCGTGATTTTTGTCGACGCGCTGCCACGTAACGCCATGGGCAAGGTGCAGAAGAATATTCTGCGCGACACCTATGCCGGCCTCTACAGGAGAAGCTAA
- the leuB gene encoding 3-isopropylmalate dehydrogenase, with protein MATYKLLLLPGDGIGPEVMAEVKRLIGWLDAQGIATFETEEGLVGGASYDADKVSITDATMAKALAADAVLFGAVGGPKWDPVPYDVRPEAGLLRLRKDLGLYANLRPAICYPALAESSSLKRDLVEGLDIMIVRELTGGVYFGEPKTITDLGNGQKRAIDTQVYDTYEIERIARVAFDLARKRRNKLTSMEKRNVMKSGVLWHEVVTQIHQREYKDVALDHQLADSGGMQLVRRPKQFDVIVTDNLFGDMLSDIAAMLTGSLGMLPSASLGDIDPKTGKRRALYEPVHGSAPDIAGQGAANPIAMMASFGMALRYSFDMGDLADKLDAAIAAVLAKRLRTADLKSEGSTVVSTSQMGEAIVKEIQALHA; from the coding sequence ATGGCGACCTACAAGCTGCTTCTCCTGCCCGGCGACGGCATCGGCCCCGAGGTGATGGCGGAGGTGAAGCGGTTGATCGGCTGGCTGGATGCGCAGGGCATCGCCACATTCGAGACCGAGGAAGGATTGGTGGGCGGCGCGTCCTATGACGCCGACAAGGTCAGCATCACCGACGCCACCATGGCCAAGGCGCTCGCCGCCGACGCCGTGCTGTTCGGCGCGGTCGGCGGCCCGAAGTGGGACCCGGTGCCCTACGACGTGCGGCCGGAAGCGGGCCTGTTGCGGCTGCGCAAGGACCTTGGGCTCTACGCTAACCTGCGTCCGGCGATCTGCTATCCGGCGCTCGCGGAATCCTCCAGTCTCAAGCGGGACCTCGTGGAGGGCCTCGACATCATGATCGTGCGCGAGCTCACCGGCGGCGTCTATTTCGGCGAGCCGAAAACCATCACCGACCTCGGCAACGGCCAGAAGCGCGCCATCGACACCCAGGTCTACGACACCTATGAAATCGAGCGCATCGCGCGCGTGGCCTTCGATCTCGCCCGCAAGCGCCGCAACAAGCTGACCTCGATGGAAAAGCGCAACGTCATGAAGTCCGGCGTGCTCTGGCACGAGGTGGTGACGCAGATTCACCAGCGTGAATACAAGGACGTCGCGCTCGATCACCAGCTCGCGGATTCCGGCGGGATGCAGCTTGTGCGCCGCCCCAAGCAGTTCGACGTGATCGTCACCGACAACCTGTTCGGCGACATGCTCTCGGACATCGCGGCGATGCTGACCGGCTCGCTCGGCATGCTGCCGTCGGCGTCGCTCGGCGACATCGATCCGAAAACCGGAAAGCGCCGCGCGCTCTATGAGCCGGTGCATGGCTCCGCGCCCGATATCGCCGGGCAAGGGGCGGCCAATCCGATCGCGATGATGGCCTCGTTCGGGATGGCGCTGCGTTATTCCTTCGATATGGGGGATCTCGCGGACAAGCTCGATGCGGCGATCGCGGCGGTGCTCGCGAAAAGACTGCGCACGGCCGATCTAAAGTCCGAAGGCTCGACCGTCGTCAGCACGTCGCAGATGGGTGAGGCGATCGTGAAGGAGATTCAGGCGCTGCACGCCTGA
- the leuC gene encoding 3-isopropylmalate dehydratase large subunit, whose product MSKPTTLYDKIWNDHLVHEAEDGTCLIYIDRHLVHEVTSPQAFEGLRVAGRKVHAPEKTLAVVDHNVPTTDRTKPNPDPESAEQIATLAQNAKDFGIEYYNEFDKRQGIVHVIGPEQGFTLPGTTIVCGDSHTSTHGAFGALAHGIGTSEVEHVLATQTLIQKKAKNMRAVVYGTLPDGVTAKDIILAIIGEIGTAGGTGYVLEYAGEAIRALTMEGRMTVCNMSIEGGARAGLVAPDEKAYEFLKGRPKAPRGADWDAAMRYWETLRSDDGAHFDHEIRLDAARLPPIVTWGTSPEDVISVTGKVPNPADIADEAKRLSKERALHYMGLAAGTRITDITLDRVFIGSCTNGRIEDLRAAAKIADGRTVNGNVNAMVVPGSGLVKEQAEAEGLDKIFIKAGFEWREPGCSMCLAMNPDKLKPEERCASTSNRNFEGRQGFKGRTHLVSPAMAAAAAIAGHFVDVREWH is encoded by the coding sequence ATGTCCAAACCGACAACCCTGTACGACAAGATCTGGAACGATCATCTCGTCCACGAGGCCGAGGACGGCACCTGCCTGATCTACATCGATCGTCACCTCGTGCATGAAGTGACGTCGCCTCAAGCGTTCGAGGGCCTGCGCGTAGCCGGCCGCAAGGTTCATGCGCCGGAGAAAACGCTCGCGGTGGTCGATCACAACGTGCCGACGACCGATCGCACCAAGCCCAATCCCGATCCGGAGAGCGCCGAGCAGATCGCGACGCTGGCGCAGAATGCCAAGGATTTCGGCATCGAATACTACAACGAGTTCGACAAGCGTCAGGGCATCGTCCACGTCATCGGTCCCGAGCAGGGCTTTACCCTGCCCGGCACCACCATCGTCTGCGGCGACAGCCACACCTCGACCCACGGCGCGTTCGGCGCGCTGGCGCACGGCATCGGCACCTCCGAGGTCGAGCATGTGCTGGCGACGCAGACGCTGATCCAGAAGAAAGCAAAGAACATGCGCGCCGTCGTCTACGGCACGCTGCCGGACGGCGTCACCGCCAAGGATATCATCCTCGCCATCATCGGCGAGATCGGCACCGCCGGCGGCACCGGCTATGTGCTGGAATATGCCGGCGAGGCGATCCGCGCGCTGACGATGGAAGGCCGCATGACGGTCTGCAACATGTCGATCGAGGGCGGCGCACGCGCCGGCCTGGTCGCGCCGGACGAGAAAGCCTACGAGTTCCTGAAAGGACGCCCGAAAGCGCCGAGGGGCGCCGACTGGGACGCGGCGATGCGCTACTGGGAGACGCTGCGCAGCGACGACGGCGCGCACTTCGATCACGAGATTCGGCTCGACGCCGCCAGGCTGCCGCCGATCGTGACCTGGGGTACCAGTCCTGAAGACGTCATTTCGGTGACCGGCAAGGTGCCGAACCCTGCCGACATCGCCGACGAAGCGAAGCGGCTCTCCAAGGAGCGCGCGCTGCACTATATGGGCCTGGCTGCCGGCACCAGGATTACCGACATCACGCTCGACCGCGTCTTCATCGGCTCCTGCACCAACGGCCGCATCGAGGATCTGCGCGCGGCGGCGAAGATCGCGGATGGCCGGACGGTGAACGGCAACGTCAATGCCATGGTCGTGCCCGGTTCGGGGCTTGTGAAGGAGCAGGCGGAGGCCGAAGGCCTCGACAAGATCTTCATCAAGGCCGGTTTCGAATGGCGCGAGCCGGGCTGCTCGATGTGCCTTGCGATGAATCCCGACAAGCTGAAGCCGGAAGAGCGCTGCGCCTCGACCTCCAACCGCAACTTCGAAGGACGGCAAGGCTTCAAGGGCCGCACGCATCTGGTGTCGCCGGCGATGGCGGCGGCGGCCGCGATCGCCGGACATTTCGTCGACGTGCGCGAGTGGCATTGA
- the leuD gene encoding 3-isopropylmalate dehydratase small subunit — MDKFTTLEGVAAPLKIINVDTDMIIPKQYLKTIKRTGLGKGLFSEQRYRDDGSENPDFILNKPAYRNAKVLVAGDNFGCGSSREHAPWALLDFGIRCVISTSFGDIFYNNCFKNGILPIRVTQADLDKLFDDAERGANATLTIDLANQEIRGPDGGKATFEIDPFRKHCLLNGLDDIGLTMEKKSAIDSYEDKARRERAWA; from the coding sequence ATGGACAAGTTCACAACGCTGGAGGGCGTCGCGGCGCCGCTGAAGATCATCAATGTCGACACCGACATGATCATTCCGAAGCAGTATCTGAAGACCATCAAGCGCACCGGGCTTGGCAAGGGGCTTTTCTCGGAGCAGCGCTACAGGGACGACGGCTCGGAGAATCCGGACTTCATTCTCAACAAGCCGGCCTATCGCAACGCCAAGGTCCTTGTCGCCGGCGACAATTTCGGTTGCGGCTCGTCGCGCGAACACGCGCCGTGGGCGCTGCTCGACTTCGGCATCCGCTGCGTGATCTCCACCTCGTTCGGCGACATCTTCTACAACAACTGCTTCAAGAACGGCATTCTGCCGATCCGCGTGACGCAAGCCGACCTCGACAAGCTGTTCGACGACGCCGAGCGCGGCGCCAATGCGACGCTGACCATCGATCTCGCCAATCAGGAAATCCGCGGCCCCGACGGCGGCAAAGCGACATTCGAGATCGACCCGTTCCGCAAGCACTGCCTGCTGAACGGCCTCGACGATATCGGCCTGACGATGGAAAAGAAGTCGGCGATCGACAGCTACGAGGACAAGGCGAGGCGCGAGCGCGCCTGGGCCTGA